The sequence ACATCAGCGCGCGGGTCGCGTCGCTGTCGGCACGCTACGGCCCGCGCTATCCCGATCTCGTCCAGTCGCGCCAGGAACTGGACGACGTGACGCGCCAGATCGACACGCAGAGCAAGCGCTCGATCGCGACGCTGGAGGCGCAGGCCGCCGCCTCGTCGGGCCGCGCCGCCGAGATCGAGCGCAAGCTGAGCCAGACCCAGTCCCAGCTCGCCCGCGGCGACCGGCTGAGCGTCCGGCTGCACGAGCTGCAGGGCCAGCTCGACGCGCCCAAGGCGCTGCTGACCGAGTACCAGACGCGCGAGGCGCAGCTCGCCACCCAGTCGGGCGCGGAACAGGCCGATGCGCGCATCGTCACCGCCGCCGACACGCCCGACAAGCCGAGCTCGCCGAGCTGGCCGATCAGCATCGGGCTCGGCATCGCGCTCGGCATCATCGCCGGTTTCGTCGCCGTGCTGGCGCGCGAGCTTGGCCGCACCGGCGTCGATACCCCGGCCGAGGTCGAGGGCATGTTCGGCGTCGAGTTCGTGGCGGCACTGCCGCGCGTGCAGGGCCGCCGCCACGGCGACCCGGTCGACCTGATTGTCGAGGATCCCGCCTCCCCCTTCGCCGAGGCCGTGCGCAGCCTGGCAGCGGCCGTGTTCCGTCGCGGCAGCGAGGCCAAGGTGGTCGCGATCAGCTCGGCGATGCAGGGCGAGGGCAAGACCACGACCACGCTCGCGCTCGCCCGTTCGCTGGCGCTCGGCGGTCGCCGGGTGGTGGTGGTCGATTGCGACTTCCAGCGGCCGACCTTCGCCACGCGCTTCGGGGTCGATTCGCGCGCTGACCTGATCGACGTGCTGCACGGCCAGGCGACGCTCGACGAGGCGCTGGTGCGCGATCGCGTGACCGACGCCGCATTGCTGACGCTCAACCGGCGCGACACGCCGCTCGCCCATCAGGTCGATTTCGACGCGTTCAGCCGCCTGATCGAGACGCTCGCCGCGCGCTACGATATCGTGCTGCTCGATCTGCCGCCGCTGCTGCGCGTGGCCGAGGCTCGGCTGCTGGCAGCCGAGGCCGACGGCACCTTGCTGCTGGCCAAGTGGAACAGCACGCCGCGTTCGGCGATCGAGTTCGCGCTGACCGTGCTCCAGCGCTCGGGCTGCGTGCCGCTCGGCATCGCGCTCACGCAGGTCGCGATCACGTCGGCGGCGTTCGTCGGCGGCTATGGCGAGCCGAAGCCGGCCCAGTGGAAGCTGCTCGGCGCCTGATCGCGCCGGAAGGTGACAAAGGTGACGCTACGTCAGGGGTGGAGCCCCTCCCCACCCTGCCGCCACGCACGGTGACGGCAGGGTCAAGGGCAACGCGCGTACCAAAGGCGGCGGGAAAGTTCGCGGCGATCGAGGCGATCGGTCGGGTCATGGCGCAGGCTCCTCGACGGGGAGCCTGATCAGCTGACCGACCAAATCCTACTTTGCAAGCGAAATGTTCTCGCTACGTTCTCGATCGCTCTGCCCCGGCCTCATCTCTAATGCTGCTGGGTGAGATCCTTGTCGCCCTCCAGGCGATGGAGCGCGTGGCGGCCGTGCACGCCGGCCCGGTTGACCGCCTTGACCGCGTGATTGGTCGCCCAGAAGATGCGGCTGTGGCCGGTAAAGACCAGCGAGAGGATGACCGCCCACATCGCCAGCGCGACCAGCAGCACCCATAGGCCGATACGCCGCACGCCCGCACCCTCTTCCTGTATCGCCACCCACGGTGGCGGGCGGGCAGCCCAGCCCGGACGCCGGCGTCGCCATGCCGGAAGCCGACATCGCGACGCTGGTCCTGCGAGCCGCCCGATCCGTCGTTACTTGGGCGCCAGCACCATCAGCATCTGGCGGCCTTCCATGCGCGGGAACTGCTCCACCTTCGCGACCTCGGCCGTATCGGCCTGCACGCGCTGGAGAACCAGCATGCCGAGCTGACCATGCGCCATCTCGCGTCCGCGGAAACGCAGGGTGCACTTCACCTTGTCGCCCTCTTCGATGAACTCGAAGACCTTCTTCATCTTGGTCTCATAGTCGTGGTCATCGATGTTCGGACGCATCTTGATCTCTTTGATCTCCTGCGTCTTCTGGCTCTTGCGGGCGAGGTTGGCCTTCTTCTGCGTCTCGTACTTGAATTTGCCGACGTCGAGGAACTTGGCGACGGGCGGATCGGCGTTGGGCGAAACCTCGACCAGATCGAGGCCGATCTCGGCCGCCTGCGCCATCGCTTCGCGCGTATACATCACGCCCAGATTCTCACCGTTCTCGTCGATCACCCGCACCTTCTGGCTCTGGATGAACTCGTTGAAACGGGGGCCGTTCAGCGGGATCGGCTGACCGCCCAGCGGGCGGCGCGGCGTCATTGGGGGCGGTATAGCGCTTTCTCCTGTCGCGGCTGGATGCCGCACGGTGTGCATATAGGCGCAAACGCCCATTTTTGAAAGGTGCCGGCGGGATCAGTCCACGATTCGGAACGGTCGCGAGCTTACCATCGGGCCGGCGCTCACTCCTCGGTGCGGATCAGCACCGCTTCGCCGATCAGCAGGAACAGCAGGAAGGGTGCCCACGCGGCGAGCAGCGGCGGGTATGCGCCGATATTGCCCATCGCCAGCGCGAAGTTATCGGCTACGAAATAGGTGAAGCCGAGCGCCATGCCGATCACCGCACGGATGAACAGCGCGCCCGAACGGGCAAGGCCGAAGCCCGCCACACCCGCCAGCAGCGGCATCAGCACCGCCGACAGCGGCCCGGACAGTTTGTGCCACAACACCGTCTCGAGATTGGCGGTCGGCCGGCCGGCCGCGTGCAATTCGGTGATGCTGCGGCGGAGCGCCGCGAACGACAGGCTGTCCGGCTGCACGTCCGCCAGCGTAAAGCGATCGGGCGTCACGCCCTGGCCGACGACGAGCGTGGGCAGGCTGGCGATCCGCCCGGCGGCGACATCGAAGCGGCGCACGCCCGACAATTGCCAGGCACCGCCGCGATAGCGGCCGATCCTGGCGCTCGCGACGCTTGTCAGGCGATCGCCGGTGCGATCGTAGAAGCTGACGTCGACCAGCACCGCCGCCGCCCCCCGACCGACCACGCGTTCGGCATGGATCAGGTCGTCGCCCGAGCGCACCCACACGTTGGGCACGTAGGACTGGCTCTTCGGCACGGGGCCGTAATCGACCTGCTGCCACGCCGACAGCGCGGCGGTGGCACGCGCGACGACATGATCGTTGAAGACGAAGCTGACGCCGGCGATGGCGAGGCTGGCCAATACGAGCGGGGCGAGGATCTGGTGCGCGGAAATGCCCGCCGCCTTCATCGAGATGACCTCGCTGTTCTGGTTCATCGTGACGAGCGTGATGAGCGTCCCCAGCAGCACCGAGAAGGGCAGGAAGCGCGCGATGATCTGGGGCGCGCGCAGCGAGAGATAATACCAGAGCTGCGGATTGCCGTTGCCCGGATAAGCGAGGATGTCGCCCGATTCGCCGAGCAGATCGAGCGACAGCAGGATGATCGTCAGCGCTGCCAGCACCGCCGCCGAGCGGCTGACGAACAGTCGCGCCATGTACCAGGCGATGGTGCGCGAGGCGAAGAAGTTGAGGTTGACCTTCATGCCTCGACCTCCCGCTGGCGGCGCGTCATCCAGCCGCGCACCAGCTTGCCCAGCTTGGCGGCCTGCCGCTCGAGCGCGCCGATCGGCTGGCCGCCCGGCACCACGGCCAGCGTGCGGTACATCCACCAGATGAAGCTCGCGAACAGCAGGAACGGCCCCCACAGGGCGATGAGCGGATCGATATGCCCCCGCCCGGCCAGCGCCTCCAGATATTCGTCCAGCTTGTAGTCGGTGACGATGATGACGATCGACAGGAACACGCCGAGCGCCGAGGACGAGCGCTTCGGCGGCACCGCCAGCGATACCGCCAGCAGCGGCAGCAGCAGCATCGTCGCCACCTGCACCGCGCGGAAATGGAATTCGGCCCGCTTCTGCGCGCTCTCCTTGCCGTCATTGTCGGGCGATCGGCCGAACCGCACCAGCTCGGGCATGGTCAGCTCGGCATTGCGACCGCCGCGCTGGCGGAACGCCTCCTTGCGCGGCAGATCGATCGGCAGATCGTGGCTCTCGAAGCTGAGCACGCGCGGGCTCGCGAACCCGGCCGCATCGTGCACCAGCGTGCCGTGGCGCAGCCGCAGGATGATCGTGTCGGGATCGTCGGTGGCGAGGAAGCGGCCGCGCTCGGCGGTGACGGCGAGGCGCTTGCCGTCGTCGCCCTTGGCCATCACGAAGATGCCGGTCAGATCGCGCCCGCCCGACTGGCTGCGCTCGACCCGCAGCGTCATGTCCTTGCCGAGCTTGGTGAACTCGCCGACCTTGATCGAGGCGCCCAGCGCGCCGGTGCGCAGCTCGAAGCGCAGGCCTTCATAGGCGTAGCGCGAATAAGGCTCGACGAAGCCGACGATGGCGAGATTGATGAGCGCGAACAGGATCGCGTAGAAATAGGGGACGCGCAGCAGGCGGCGGTAGCTCATCCCCACCGCCAGCATCACGTCCAGCTCCGACGAGACGGCGAGGCGGCGGAAGGCGAGCAGGATGCCCAGCATCAGCCCGATCGGGATCCCCAGCGAAAGATATTCCGGGATCAGATTGGCCAGCATCTGCCACACGACGCTGACCGGCCCGCCCTCCTGCGCGACGAAGTCGAACAGGTTGAGCATCTTCTCGAGAAGCAGCAGCATCGCCGCGATGACCATCGTCGCCAGCAGCGGCAGCGCGATCAGGCGGGCGAGATAGCGGTCCACCCGCGGCAGAGATTCCAAAATGCCGACGCTCCGTCACCATGTTCTGGCCGCATTCGCGACCGATGTGAGCCGGCATGGGGGCGAAAGCCGCCCGCGCCAAGCCGGCCGGGCCTATAGCTTCCGGGAGATGCAAGGTCATGTCGAAACTGATGGCATGGATGTTGGCGGGCGCGATCGCGCTTCTGCCGGCCCATGCCTCGGCGGCACTCGGCCCGCATGGGCAGGATTGCGGCGGCGATCGGCCGGCGATGCTGGTCAAGGTGATCGGCCTGAAGCATCGCGACGGCACGCTGCGCATCCAGACCTATGGCGGGGAGCCCGAGCGCTTCTTCGACAAGGGCAGCTATATCGAGCGGGTCGACGTGCGCATGCCGGCGATGGGCCCGATCGAGGTGTGCATGCCGGTCAAGGCGAACGGCATCTATGCCGTCTCGGTGCGGCACGACGCCAACGGCAACGGCAGCTCCGATCTGAGCGACGGCGCGGGGATGTCGGGCAACCCCAACGTGTCGCTGATGGACGTGGTGTTCCGGCGCAAGCCGGCGGCACGCCAGGTCGAGGTTGACGTCAACGGCACCACGTCGGTGCAGGTGCTGATGAATTACGTCCATGGAACGAGCGTCGGCCCGATCGCCGGCGCGGGAATGGTGAAGAACTGATGGTACGGATCGCCTTACTCTCCAACCCGAAGTCGACCGGCAATCGTGCCCAGCTCCCTGCCATCCGCAGCTTCTGCGCGAACCATCCCGAAATCTTCCATTACGAGGTCGAGCATGTCGACCAGATCGAGGCCGCGCTGCGCACCATCGCGCGAGTCGATCCGCGCATCCTGGTCATCAACGGCGGCGACGGCACGGTGCAGGCGACGCTGACCGAATTGTATCACAGCCAGCTGTTCGGCGACGCGCCGCCGCCGGTGGCGGTGCTGCCCAACGGCAAGACCAACCTGATCGCGCTCGACCTGGGCGCGAACGGCGATGCGATCGGCGCGCTGCAGCGCGTGCTGGAGATCGCGCAAGGGTCGCTCGAGGAGCATATCGTCACCCGCGAGCTGATCGCCCTCAGCCAGGAGGATGACGGCGTGTGGGACGGGCTTAAGCCCACCATCGGCATGTTCCTTGGCGGCGCGGGCCTGGCCGAGGTGATGCTGTGGTGCCGCAACAAGGTGTATCCGCTCGGCCTGCCCAATTGGCTGAGCCATGCGGTGACCCTGCTGGCTTTGATCTTCAGCCTCGTCCTCGGCATGCGCGCCGCATTCCTGCCGGAGCGCGCGGCGCCGCTGAAGGTGTCGCTGATCCGCCAGGGCCAGCTGCAGGGCAGCTTCTCGCTGCTGATCGTCACGACGTTGCGCAAGCTGCTGGTCGGCTCCAAGCTGGCGGGCCGGCCGTCGAGCGCGGGCGCCCTGCAGCTGATGATCGTCGAGCAGAGCGCCATCGCGCTCGTCTGCGCGTTCGTCGCCAGCCTGTTCGGCAAGCTGGAAAGCCAGCTGATGCGCGGCATCCACGTGCGGCGCGGCGACGAGATCCGGATCGAGGGCGACCGCTCGAGCGTGATCCTCGACGGCGAGCTGTTCCACGCCAGCGCGGGACGGTCGATCGTGCTGCGGCAGACCGCCCCGCTGCCGTTCGTCCGCCTCGCCGCCTGAACGCGACCGACGCGCGGCGCCCGGCATGAGCGATCGCATGGCGCCGCTCCGCGCGCTCGTCGCCGCCGAGCTGGCGCAGCCGGTCGATCCGGCGGTCGTCGCGATGGCGGCGGCGATCGCGGCACGCCATCCGGGGTCGCAGGCGGTGTTGTTCTACGGCTCGTGCCTGCGCGAGACGCGGCTCGACGGGCTGATGCTCGATTTCTACCTGATCGTCGCCGATTATGCCGCCGCATTCGGCGAAGGCTGGCTCGCCGCCGCCAACCGCCTGCTGCCGCCCAACGTCTTCCCGTTCGAGCATGACGGCCTGATCGCCAAATATGCCGTGCTGAGCGAGGCTGATTTCGCGCGGCTCGCCTCGCCGGCGACGCGCAACGTATCGGTGTGGGCGCGCTTCGCGCAGCCTTCTCGGCTCGTCTGGCAGGCGGGCGACGATGCGGGTGCCCGCGCGATCGCGGCGGTCGCATCGGCTGCGCCGACCCTGCTGGCGGCGGCGCGACCCTGCCTGCCCGACCGGCTGCCGCTGCTCGACCTGTGGCGCGGGGCGTTCGCACTCACTTATCGCGCCGAATTGCGCGCGGAGCGGGCCGGCCGGGCCGGATCGGTCGTGGATGCCGATCCGGCGCGCTACACCGCGTTCACCGCGCCCGCGCTGGCGGCCGCGGGAATCACGGCGACGATCGACCGCGAGGGCATCGGCTTCGCGCCGCTGTCCCAGGCAGAGCGCCGGGCCGGGCTGCGCGCCTGGGCGCGGCGGCGACGCGAGGGCAAGGCGCTCACCCTGCTGCGCCTGGCGAAGGCGAGCGGCACCTATGCCGGCGGGATCGACTATCTGGCATGGAAGATCTCGCGCCATTCGGGGCAGCCGGTCGAGATCCGGCCATGGCAGCGCCGCTGGCCGATCGCCGGCGCGATCGCCCTGCTGCCCCGCCTGATCGCGCGCGGCGCGGTCCGCTAGCGCGGTCGCGTCGCCGGGCGATTCGCGCGCGGCTCCAGCTATTCTTGGTGTCGCACGTCGATTTGCCGACCGCCGTCGCGGCAATTGTCACTTTATCTTTTATCAACATACTTACTAATGATCTTCAATCATGGTTACCGCAAGTTAACCTGTCCGTTTTCGTATTTTTGGAGAATAATTCTCGTAGTTAACCCGATCGAAGGGAAGTTGGTTCAGAAGAACAACATCTTCTGATCACCCCTGATTGAGGAACGACGATGATTAAGACACTTGCCGTTCTTGCCGGCACCGCACTGCTGGCAATCGCGCCGGCCAATGCCACCCTCTACCAGTTCGATTACAGCGGCACCGGCGCCGACGGTGCGTTCACCGCCGCGCTGCAGCTCGACATGCCCGTCGATGGCGGCACCGCCGCTTCGATCACCGGCACGCGCAACGGCATCGCCGTGACCGGCCTGTCGGATTATGCCGGCGGCGACAACCTGTTCAGCTCCGGCTTCAGCTATGTCGATTTCTACGGCCTGTCCTACGCGACCGCCGGTGGCGACGACTACAACGTCTATTGGGACGGTTCGCAGCTGTTCGAGATCAACAGCGTGACCAACCCGGACGGCGACGCGCTGACCGATTCGCCGCTGACCTCGGCCTCGGTCACGCTCGCCAGCGCGGGCGGTTCGGCTCCGTCGAACGGTGGCAACCCCGGCAGCGGCGGCAACACCACCTCGCCGGCACCGGAAGCCGCGACCTGGATGACGATGCTGCTCGGCTTCGGCCTGCTCGGCGGCATGCTCCGCCGCCGCTCCAGCCCGAGCGCGCTCGCCTTCTGATCGTTTGATCGGCGGCCGTGTCCAGCGGCCGCCGATTCCCTTTCGGCGCGCGAGCCCCTACCTGCAGGGGTATGAACCCGCGTGCCCGCGTCCTTCTGCTCAATGCCGCCCTCGGCCCGCTCGATTATCGGGTGGATCCGGGGCAGGATGTCGCGCCCGGATCGATCGTCCTGGCACCGCTCGGCCCCCGGCAGCTCGCCGGCGTCGTGTGGGAGCCCGAGCATATGCCCTCCGATGCGGAGGTGGGCGACAATCGCCTGCGGCCATTGGCCGGCGTCTACGATCTGCCACCGCTCAAGGCCTCGCTCCGCCGCCTGATCGAGTGGACCGCCACCTATTATCTCGCGCCGCCGGCAGCCGTGCTGCGGATGGCGCTCGCCTCCGCCTCCGCGCTCGACGGCGGCCGCACCGTCATCGAATATCGCCCGACCGGGATGGTCCCACCGCGCCAGACGCCGCAGCGCACGCAGGCGCTGGAGCGCATCGCCGACCGCCAGGGACTGGTACGCGAGCTCGCCACCATCGCCGACGTCTCCGATGCCGTGATCCGCGGGCTGGTGAAGGCCGGCGCGATCGAGCCGGTCGAGGTGCGCGTCGACGACCCCTATCCGATTCCCGATCCCGATCATGCCGCGCCCGATCTGTCGCCCGCGCAGGCGCTCGCCGCGCGGCGGCTGACCGAGGCGGTCGACGCCCGTGACTTCGCTCCGATCCTGCTCGACGGCGTCACCGGATCGGGCAAGACCGAGGTCTATTTCGAGGCGGTCGCGCAGGCGATCCGCGGCGGGCGGCAGACGTTGGTCCTGCTTCCCGAGATCGCGCTGACCGAACCCTTCCTCAAGCGCTTCGCCGAGCGCTTCGGGGTCGCGCCGGTCGCGTGGCATTCGGACCTGCGCCAGTCGCAGCGCCGCCGCGCGTGGCGTGCCATCGCCAGCGGCGAGGCGGCGGTGACGGTCGGCGCGCGCTCGGCGCTGTTCCTGCCCTATCGCGATCTCGGCCTGATCGTCATCGACGAGGCGCACGAATCGAGCTTCAAGCAGGAAGACGGCGTGATGTATCATGCGCGCGATGTCGCGGTGATGCGCGGGCGGTTCGAGGAGATCCCGGTGATCCTCGCCTCGGCCACCCCCGCGATCGAGACGCGCCAGCAGGTCGCGCTCGGCCGCTACGAGGAGGTGAAGCTGCCCGCCCGCTTCGGCGGCGCGACCATGCCCGACATCGCCGCGATCGACATGACGCAGGACCGGCCCGACCGCGGCCGCTGGCTCGCGCCGGCGCTGGTGACGGCGCTCGGCGAGACGTTCGAGCGCGGCGAGCAGTCTTTGCTGTTCCTCAACCGGCGCGGCTATGCGCCGCTGACTCTGTGTCGCCACTGCGGCCACCGCTTCCAATGCCCGAACTGCACCGCGTGGATGGTCGAGCATCGCCTGACCGCGCGGCTCGCCTGCCACCATTGCGGCCACGTGATGCCGCCGCCGCGCGCCTGCCCCGAATGCAAGGAGGAGGATTCGCTGGTCGCCTGCGGACCGGGGGTCGAGCGGATCGCCGACGAGGTGGCGGCCCTCTTCCCCGCCGCGCGCACCGCGATCGTGACGTCGGACACATTGTGGTCGCCGGCCAAGACCGCCGAGTTCGTCGGTCGGATGGAGGCGGGCGACATCGACGTGGTGATCGGCACGCAGCTCGTTACCAAGGGCTATCACTTTCCCAACCTGACGCTGGTCGGCGTGGTCGATGCCGACCTCGGCCTTTCGGGTGGCGATCTGCGCGCGGCCGAGCGCAGCTTCCAGCAGATCGCGCAGGTGGCGGGGCGCGCCGGCCGCGGCGCCAAGCCCGGCCGCGTGCTGGTGCAGACGCACGAACCGGGCGCGCCCGTCATCCAGGCGTTGGTTTCGGGCGATGCCGACAGCTTCTACGCCGCCGAGACCGAGGCGCGGCGCAGCGCCAACGCGCCGCCCTTCGGCCGCTTTGCCGCGATCATCGTCAGCTCGGAAAATCTGGACGAGGCGGTCGCGACCGCGCGTTCGATCGGCCGCGCCGCGCCGCAGGTCGAGGGGATGCACGTCTACGGCCCCGCCCCCGCCCCGCTGGCGATGCTGCGCGGGCGCCACCGCCAGCGCCTGCTGGTCCACGCCCGCCGCGCGCTCGACGTGCAGGACGTGATCCGGGGGTGGCTCGGCGAGCTGGACTGGCCGCGCGGCGCGCGGGTAGCGGTCGACGTCGATCCGTACAGCTTTTTGTGAGGGGCGCGGTGCTCCTGCGGACGCAGGAGCCCAGTGCCGCACGCGCGACGCCCACAGGCCCTGGACTCCTGCTTTCGCAGGAGCACGACTCGCTCTAGGGCGTGCCCATGACGATCCTCGACCAAGCCGGGCGCCTCTTCGCCAGCGGCCGCGCGCGCGAGGGCGCGGCGCTGGTCGAGCAGGCGGCGGCGCGCGGTGACGGCGAAGCGTTGTTCGCGCTCGCCAACTGGCGGCTCTACGGCCTCAACGGTGCGCAGGATCTGGCGGCGACGCACCGGCTGCTCGCGCAGGCGGCGGCGGCCGGCCATGGCGAGGCGCTGCGGCTGCGCGCGCGACTGATCGGCAATGGCACCGGGGTATCGGAGGATGCGGCCGAGGCGCGGCGGCTGCTCGCGCCGCTCGCCGCGACCCATCCGGCGGTCGCGGACGAACTGGCGCTCGCCGACGCGCCCGCGCCGACCCCGCAGGCGCCCCAGCACCTCGCCGACACGCCGCGCGTCGAGCGGATCGACAATTTTCTGAGCCGCGCCGAATGCGATTATCTGATCGCGCGCGCCACGCCGCGGCTCCAGCCCTCGACGATCGTCGATCCCGCCAGCCGCCGACGGATGCCGCATCCCTTTCGCACCTCGCTCGGCATCAATTTCGGGCCGGCGCACGAGGATCTGGTGGTCCGCCTCATCGACCGCCGCATCGCCGACGCAACCGGCACCGCGATCGAGGCCGGCGAGCCGCTCCACGTGCTGGCCTACGCGCCGGGGCAGGAATATCGCCCGCATCTCGACGCATTGCCCGGCGCGGCCAACCAGCGCGTGCTGACGGTCTTGCTATGGCTGGGCGGCGACTATGATGGCGGCGAGACCGACTTTCCCGCGCCGGGCGTGCGCGTGCGCGGCGAACCCGGCGACGCCCTGATCTTCTCGAACGTCACCGCCGAGGGGCGCGCCGACGAGCGCAGCCGCCATGCCGGCCTGCCGGTCACGCGCGGGCGCAAATGGCTCGCAACGCGCTGGATCCGTCAGGCGCCGGTCTCACCCTTCGCCTGAGCCGCCTCGCGATCGAGCAGTTCGCGCTTGATCGGCAGACCATAGGCATAGCCGCCGAGCGTGCCGTCGCTGCGCTTGGCGCGGTGGCACGGGATCAGCAAAGCCACCGGATTGGCGCCGCACGCCGAGCCGACCGCGCGCACCGCATTGGCATTGCCCGCGCGCGCCGCCAGCGCGGCATAGCTCAGCGTCGCGCCCGGCGGAATGCGGGCGAGCTCGCGCCACACCGCCTCCTGGAAAGCGGTGCCCTGCACGTCGAGCGGCAGCGTCATCGGCCGGCCGGGCTCCGCCACGATCGCGACCGCTTCCGCCACCAGCGCATCCAGCGCGTCGTCGGCCGGCACGATCGTCGCCCTGGGGAAATGACGGCGCAACACCGCATCGTCCTCCTCGAACGCGACGCGGCAGATGCCGCGCTCGGTCGCCGCGACCAGCAGCGCGCCGAGATCGGTCGGCGCGACCGTCCAGCGGATCGTCGCGCCGCGCCCGCCGTCGCGCCACACGGACGGCGTCATGCCCAGCCGGTCGGGCGCGTCGGCATAGAAACGCGATGGCGCGGCATAGCCGGCCTCGTAGAGCGCATCGGTCACGTTGGGAGCCTCCTTCAGATGGTGCCGCAGCCGCCCGGCGCGGCGCGCGCGCACGTAGGCGGCGGGTGTCACGCCGGTCGCCCGCTTGAACAGGCGGTGGAAATGATGCGGGCTGTAGCCGGCCGCCGCCGCCAGCGCGCCAAGATCGGGCGCCGCCTCCTCCGCCTCGATCAGGGCGATCGCACGCGCCACGGCCGCCTCGTCGCGCGCGACCTCATCGGGCCGGCAACGCAGGCAGGGGCGCAGGCCCGCCATCCGCGCCGCCATGCCATCGGCGAAGAAGCGCACATTCTCGCGCCGGGGGTGGCGCGCCGCGCACGAGGGCCGGCAATAGATGCCGGTCGACAGCACGCCTGTCACGAACCGCCCGTCCTGCGTGCGGTCGCGCGCCAGCACCGCCGCCCATGCCGCCTCGGAATCTGGAGCATCCACATTTGCCATCGGCACCTTCTGGACCCGTCCGATCGGCTTCGCATCCCGAGTCTTGCGATCAAACCGCATGCCTGGATAGAGTATCGCCGGGATAGAGGGGGGACGATGCGGTCGAAGCTATTTGCGATGGCGCTCGCCATCGGATTGGCAGTTCCGGCAAGCGCGCGCTGGCGCGTTGCCGAAAGCGAGCATTTCCAACTTTATGGGCAGACCGAGCCGGACCGTCTGCGCGAACTGGCAACCAAGCTGGAGCGTTACGACTCGGCAATGCGCTTCCTGTTCAGCGTGCCGGACGAATCGCCGACCAAGGCGACCCGCGTGACGGTCTACCTGGCCCACGACGTGAACACCCTGCAGCGAGTCTATTCGCAGAACCAGACGGTTCGGAACGTCTGGGTCTATGGATTCTACCATAGCAGCGCCGGCGGCTCGGTCGCGTTTGCGCCGATCACGCAGCCGACCTTTGATCCGGACCGACTCGACGGCTGGACCGCCCTGCTACACGAATATACCCATCATGTGATGCTGAGCAATTTCAGCGCGGCTTATCCGGCGTGGTTCCGGGAGGGCTTCGCCGAATTCTGCTCGAACACGCGTTTCGAGCCCGATGGCAGCGTTACCGTCGGCCATACGGCGACATATCGCGCCGATTGGCTGAAGCATGGCGACCGTTTGACCGCGGCCCAGCTGTTCGAGAACGATAGCAAGCAGATGCAGTGGGACGGCGGCAATTACATGTACGCGCGCGGGTGGCTGCTGACGCACTATGCCATTTTGGGTAGCCGCGAGCGCGGCCGCCAGCTTCTCCGCTATA is a genomic window of Sphingomonas nostoxanthinifaciens containing:
- a CDS encoding LptF/LptG family permease; translated protein: MVIAAMLLLLEKMLNLFDFVAQEGGPVSVVWQMLANLIPEYLSLGIPIGLMLGILLAFRRLAVSSELDVMLAVGMSYRRLLRVPYFYAILFALINLAIVGFVEPYSRYAYEGLRFELRTGALGASIKVGEFTKLGKDMTLRVERSQSGGRDLTGIFVMAKGDDGKRLAVTAERGRFLATDDPDTIILRLRHGTLVHDAAGFASPRVLSFESHDLPIDLPRKEAFRQRGGRNAELTMPELVRFGRSPDNDGKESAQKRAEFHFRAVQVATMLLLPLLAVSLAVPPKRSSSALGVFLSIVIIVTDYKLDEYLEALAGRGHIDPLIALWGPFLLFASFIWWMYRTLAVVPGGQPIGALERQAAKLGKLVRGWMTRRQREVEA
- a CDS encoding diacylglycerol/lipid kinase family protein, with translation MVRIALLSNPKSTGNRAQLPAIRSFCANHPEIFHYEVEHVDQIEAALRTIARVDPRILVINGGDGTVQATLTELYHSQLFGDAPPPVAVLPNGKTNLIALDLGANGDAIGALQRVLEIAQGSLEEHIVTRELIALSQEDDGVWDGLKPTIGMFLGGAGLAEVMLWCRNKVYPLGLPNWLSHAVTLLALIFSLVLGMRAAFLPERAAPLKVSLIRQGQLQGSFSLLIVTTLRKLLVGSKLAGRPSSAGALQLMIVEQSAIALVCAFVASLFGKLESQLMRGIHVRRGDEIRIEGDRSSVILDGELFHASAGRSIVLRQTAPLPFVRLAA
- a CDS encoding PEP-CTERM sorting domain-containing protein; the protein is MIKTLAVLAGTALLAIAPANATLYQFDYSGTGADGAFTAALQLDMPVDGGTAASITGTRNGIAVTGLSDYAGGDNLFSSGFSYVDFYGLSYATAGGDDYNVYWDGSQLFEINSVTNPDGDALTDSPLTSASVTLASAGGSAPSNGGNPGSGGNTTSPAPEAATWMTMLLGFGLLGGMLRRRSSPSALAF
- a CDS encoding GumC family protein codes for the protein MTNLPAEHRHSPIEPSRLAGDEGPIGYHRAPEGFDGSRIARMARQNYKTFLLVVALVFGATILITSLRKPRYTAAATILLDQRKQQISEVEGALSTLPPDDSSIVDTEVEILRSDALAEQVVRQLDLVHNPLYQAPKPAHSPDEALHNATDILQRGLTVKRVGLTYVINLTYVSKNAQDAARVVNTLAQSYVDGQIARRRDANDKARAYLQQKINSLQAEVKSADQSVSAYRTANNLSGATAAGTLTDQEISAYNQALSSARAQSAEDAQRLAVARRQLAQGDEKLGDTTSNDALRELRQQQANISARVASLSARYGPRYPDLVQSRQELDDVTRQIDTQSKRSIATLEAQAAASSGRAAEIERKLSQTQSQLARGDRLSVRLHELQGQLDAPKALLTEYQTREAQLATQSGAEQADARIVTAADTPDKPSSPSWPISIGLGIALGIIAGFVAVLARELGRTGVDTPAEVEGMFGVEFVAALPRVQGRRHGDPVDLIVEDPASPFAEAVRSLAAAVFRRGSEAKVVAISSAMQGEGKTTTTLALARSLALGGRRVVVVDCDFQRPTFATRFGVDSRADLIDVLHGQATLDEALVRDRVTDAALLTLNRRDTPLAHQVDFDAFSRLIETLAARYDIVLLDLPPLLRVAEARLLAAEADGTLLLAKWNSTPRSAIEFALTVLQRSGCVPLGIALTQVAITSAAFVGGYGEPKPAQWKLLGA
- the infC gene encoding translation initiation factor IF-3, whose amino-acid sequence is MTPRRPLGGQPIPLNGPRFNEFIQSQKVRVIDENGENLGVMYTREAMAQAAEIGLDLVEVSPNADPPVAKFLDVGKFKYETQKKANLARKSQKTQEIKEIKMRPNIDDHDYETKMKKVFEFIEEGDKVKCTLRFRGREMAHGQLGMLVLQRVQADTAEVAKVEQFPRMEGRQMLMVLAPK
- a CDS encoding DUF2141 domain-containing protein → MSKLMAWMLAGAIALLPAHASAALGPHGQDCGGDRPAMLVKVIGLKHRDGTLRIQTYGGEPERFFDKGSYIERVDVRMPAMGPIEVCMPVKANGIYAVSVRHDANGNGSSDLSDGAGMSGNPNVSLMDVVFRRKPAARQVEVDVNGTTSVQVLMNYVHGTSVGPIAGAGMVKN
- the lptG gene encoding LPS export ABC transporter permease LptG, which produces MKVNLNFFASRTIAWYMARLFVSRSAAVLAALTIILLSLDLLGESGDILAYPGNGNPQLWYYLSLRAPQIIARFLPFSVLLGTLITLVTMNQNSEVISMKAAGISAHQILAPLVLASLAIAGVSFVFNDHVVARATAALSAWQQVDYGPVPKSQSYVPNVWVRSGDDLIHAERVVGRGAAAVLVDVSFYDRTGDRLTSVASARIGRYRGGAWQLSGVRRFDVAAGRIASLPTLVVGQGVTPDRFTLADVQPDSLSFAALRRSITELHAAGRPTANLETVLWHKLSGPLSAVLMPLLAGVAGFGLARSGALFIRAVIGMALGFTYFVADNFALAMGNIGAYPPLLAAWAPFLLFLLIGEAVLIRTEE